CACAGTGCAGGCCTTTAACCAAGCTCCCTCTCATAGTTCCTGTCTCCTTGGTTTTATCATGTGTTCAGAATGTCTTTGTGTATTCAATTAGAGATCCATTGTGTGACATCTGTTAACTCTCAGCTCTATGGCTAAAAATCAGAAGATACACTTCAAAAAGTTAATttgaaaatggacagaagagcAAGAGAGGATTCTGGATTACATGACTTGTCTTTTCGAAGGCAGCTATAATGATCCGAAGTCTTTTATCCCATAGAGTGGGAACACAGAGGAGCCCTCCATCACTGGGTGAAACATTTCTGAGCCACCAGGTTCTTCACAGCAGCCTTCACATCCTTGTTCCTGAGGCTGTAGATGATGGGGTTGAGCATGGGGGTCACCACCCCATAGAAAAGGGGGATGAGCTTGTCTGAAAGGTCCTCCTTGTCATTCCCTAGGGTATCCTTAGACTTGGGCTTTGTATACATGAAAAATAAGGTCCCATAGAAGATGACCACCACAGTGAAGTGGGCAGAGCAGGTAGAGAAggcctttctcctcccctcagctGAGGGGATCCTCAGGATGGTAGCAATGATGAACACATAGGagacaaaaatgaacagaactggGACCCCCAGGAAGATCACATTGGCCACCCCCATGCTGATCACATTGATGGAGATGTCAGTACAGGCCAACTTCAGGACAGCCAGTAGCTCACAGGCAAGGTGGTTGACGACGTTGTTCCCACAGAAAGGCAGTTGAATTGTCAAAGATGTGTGTACCACAGAAGCTGTACAACCAATAGCCCAGGAGCTGACAGCCATGGGGACATAGGTAGCCTTGCTCATGACCACGGGATACCTAAGGgggttacagatggccacatagcgatcAAATGCCATCATGCCCAGAAGCACACACTCTGTGGCTCCCatggcaaaggaaagaaacatctgCATGGCACAGGCTGAGAAGGAGATGGTTTTCCTGGGGGTCAGGAAGCTGTCGAGAATCAGGGGGACTGCAGAGGTTGTGTAGCAGATGTCCAGGAAGGAGAGGTTCgccaggaagaagtacatgggtgtgtgcaGGCGGGAGTCAAGGACAGTCACCAGGATGAGGACCCCATTTCCCAGCAGGATGACCAGGTACATCAGGAGGATGAGCACAAAGAATATTTTCTCCAGCTTTGGGTAGGCTGAGAGTCCCAGGATTATGAACCCTGCCACAGGGGAGGACCAGTTGGCTTTTTCCATGTGCTATGCCTTCTGTCATCAGCCAAGGACAAATGCAGCACAGGAGGCTTTCTTGAGAAAAGTCTCAGGCATCTGGTGCACCATCACTCTGTGCTACAGAACAGGAAAACATAGGTGCATAAGAGATAATTGACTGAAAGAGACAGTAGGTAGGATTGTGGTTAGATCTTAGATGGGGAATGGTCAGGGCTGGAAGAGGGCTTACAAATACTgcattgaggcccagagaggggaagtgacctGTCCAAGTCTTCTGAGCAAGGTGGTGATAGAGACAGGACCTGAGCCCAGTAGAGCTAATCCTCAGTCAAGGAgggcttttcctcttcttttgatGAGCATGGGAAAATGCTGTAAATTCTTTGTATTTGATTTAAATGaatagaaatttcatttaatctGGGCTTTCCTAGATTCATAGAGAGGAGAATCTGCAAGCTGATCCTATTCTTACAACTACCAAAATTTCAAGCCTCATTAAACATTGATTACATTTGGAAGGAACTTGTTTAAAAGTGCTAATCCCCATGGAGACAGAATAAAGCCTAGGTAAAAGTTCAACCATATGAGGGATCCTTCCTTAGTCTGCCCACCCTCAGCAACAGACTTGCCTATTGTCAGAATTGGGATCTGCCTATTCTAATACATATTAAAGGCAATATGTGGGGGAAGTTCCCTCACGGGGAAGAATTTATGAAGGCCACAGAAGGAGTAATTGGAGTGAGTGAACCCACACTGTGGGATGACAGCCAAGCAGCTTATTGACCAGTTAACTCAGTTCTTAATAACTGGGCAGATTGTAAGTTACCAGACAGCAGGATGTACGGCATTAACATCTAATACATCTAATCCCAGTGCATTAGAATATTGGTGACATTCTTATTCAGGGATGACTaaggaatgttttcttctttttcccttttatgcTTATACTGTATTCTTCTGTAATATTCTGGCTCTCTTGCCTCCATTCTTGGGTTCCCTACAAGCAGCTAGCTTATGTGAAGACTTACATGCCTTTGGGTGGAGGATTTACAGACTATAAGCTACAATTGCCAGACTCTGTATTCAGAATTCTCATTTGTAATATTTCTATAGGTTTTTCTTAATTGCAGtggtgtgtacacatgtgtatgtgtatgtgtcgTGTACATGTGTGTTGGTGTGCACAGAGGATAGATGACGAGTGGTTAATATTAatatcaattaattaataattgatccaatattaaattaaataaataatcgaTTGATCAATTagataattaataattaacaatattatattaattaatatcaaTGAACATCTATTCGAGACATTATCATTCAGGTGTAAAGTATGCAAAACTCAGAGGAGCCAAAGATTTGGTTCTTAAGATTGACCACCAGTGCTGGGGTTGGATCACAGGCCCCACATCTGGGTTCTTCCCACCAAATAGCTGCCGCACTGTCTTGCACAGATGTTGGAGAGTCTGTCTCTGCAGTACCAGCTCTGtgtgctctctgctctgtctcaTAGCCCAGCCTGCTCTTGCTTCAGTCATGGTTGGAATTTATGTGAGATACTCTGTCAGGCAGAGTGACTCCCACCCTGCACTGACCCCAGACTTTGTCAGCCTCGGCACTAGTGACACTTGGGGCTGGAGCGCTCCTTGTTgtgtggggctgtcctgtgca
This DNA window, taken from Lutra lutra chromosome 13, mLutLut1.2, whole genome shotgun sequence, encodes the following:
- the LOC125083519 gene encoding olfactory receptor 2S2-like; this encodes MEKANWSSPVAGFIILGLSAYPKLEKIFFVLILLMYLVILLGNGVLILVTVLDSRLHTPMYFFLANLSFLDICYTTSAVPLILDSFLTPRKTISFSACAMQMFLSFAMGATECVLLGMMAFDRYVAICNPLRYPVVMSKATYVPMAVSSWAIGCTASVVHTSLTIQLPFCGNNVVNHLACELLAVLKLACTDISINVISMGVANVIFLGVPVLFIFVSYVFIIATILRIPSAEGRRKAFSTCSAHFTVVVIFYGTLFFMYTKPKSKDTLGNDKEDLSDKLIPLFYGVVTPMLNPIIYSLRNKDVKAAVKNLVAQKCFTQ